The DNA region GGCCCGGGCTAACGGGATCGCCCGCTTAGCAGATCCGCGAGCGTCACAAGGCTCTCCAGCCGCTCAAGACCCCGTACCAATTCCCATACGCGCTCGGCGTCTTGCGGTCTCACGGCTCTGGTGGCGCAATCCGTGTACTTCGCGTGAATGTCGCTCTCGGTCGTCAGCGTTCTGCGGTCGGCGACTTCGATCGCATAGGTTTTGCCGTTTTTGAGCCTGACCGTCAGGCGTTCGCCCTTCCCGCTTTCGCTCGCCCGCGGAACGTGCCTGATCCTCTCCATGATCGAGCGCACCAGCGGATCCCTCACCCTTTCGTCGGTGAACTGGTCGATGACCACCTTGTCCTCCAGAAGAGCAAGCGCGAGGATGAACGGCATGCTGTTGTGCCCCGCGATCCCCTCTCGGGGATCGACGCGACAGAGAGATCGCAAATGAAAGTCGCATTCAATCGACTCCACGTCTTCGGGGCCGAAGCCGTGCTCCCGGCGAAGCTTGAGGAGCCCGTCGATGGGACGGTGGCTCGGCGAGCAGGCGGGATAGGCTTTGATGGTCGGGAGCCGCTCCAGGTAGTAATCTTTTCCGAGCGACTCGCCGAGCGCCTCCCAGCGGCATTCGCCTTTCAGGCAGAGCGCGTCCACCAAGCCATGGTGCGCCTCGAGGATTTCCTCGTCCGCGCTGAACCCCGCCGCGGCCAGGGAAGCTGCGAGAACGCCGTTTCTCGCCGCGTTGCCGCCGTGGAGGGCCTTGGTCATCGTCCCGAAGTTACGCCGAAGCCCTCCCGCCAGAGAGGCCGCGATGCCGAAGGCGACGCACAT from Candidatus Zixiibacteriota bacterium includes:
- a CDS encoding MmgE/PrpD family protein, with amino-acid sequence MGPTQTLARFVAETRIEAIPGQAVETAKLVILDALGVTLAGSRQPAGRILMDYARGLGAAPEASVIGSDLKTAPELAALVNGSSAFILDFDDDLHGSIHTLPAALALGERRGAGGSRLLEAYILGREVCSRLDAALDAGRALNLGGPTSRGWFAGGTTGSLAAAAAAGKILGLDVKRMCVAFGIAASLAGGLRRNFGTMTKALHGGNAARNGVLAASLAAAGFSADEEILEAHHGLVDALCLKGECRWEALGESLGKDYYLERLPTIKAYPACSPSHRPIDGLLKLRREHGFGPEDVESIECDFHLRSLCRVDPREGIAGHNSMPFILALALLEDKVVIDQFTDERVRDPLVRSIMERIRHVPRASESGKGERLTVRLKNGKTYAIEVADRRTLTTESDIHAKYTDCATRAVRPQDAERVWELVRGLERLESLVTLADLLSGRSR